From the Acidilutibacter cellobiosedens genome, one window contains:
- a CDS encoding vitamin B12-dependent ribonucleotide reductase — protein sequence MELSKNAIRVLERRYLLKDENGNLMETPHEMFRRVADFVASADKLYDGEEIEKIRDEFYEVMSSLKFIPNSPTLMNAGKELGQLSACFVLPVEDSMEGIFSSIKNAALIHKSGGGTGFSFSRLRAKGSTVRSTGGVASGPVSFMKVFNAATEAVKQGGTRRGANMGILRVDHPDIMEFIQCKSDTREITNFNISVGITEKFMRAVEKGEDYDLIDPHTRKSVKKLNAREVFKYIVSMAWSTGEPGIIFLDRINESNPVRKLGEIESTNPCGEQPLLPFESCNLGSINLAAMIKKVGDNYEIDYEKLGETVDIAVHFLDNVIDMNKYPLTEIDEMTKKTRKIGLGIMGFADLLFYLNVPYNSQKAVDLADKLMKYIDEKSKKKSMELAEKRGTFPAYDLSIYKDKNIKMRNATTTTIAPTGTISIIAGVSSGIEPLFAISFVRNVMDKDKLLEVHPYFKQIAKERGFYSEELMKKIAEEGSLAHISEIPEDVKKVFVTAHDISPFWHIKMQAAFQKHVDNAVSKTVNFKNDATEKDVEEVYNLAYKLGCKGVTIYRDGSRDNQVLTTGNSISSNNIKPRMRPETTQGMTEKVRVGCGNLYITVNYDKNGICEVFTNVGRAGGCPSQSEATSRLVSIALRSGIDPKEIIEQLKGIRCHSTLRQKAMNNNIKVLSCPDAIGKALERTLNACGKTKGSDTDNIKESKEEKPSNENKKFICPECGSKIAHESGCVICMNCGYSKCN from the coding sequence ATGGAATTATCAAAAAACGCTATCAGAGTATTAGAAAGAAGATATTTGTTAAAAGATGAAAACGGAAATTTAATGGAGACTCCTCATGAGATGTTTAGGAGAGTTGCAGATTTTGTTGCTTCGGCTGATAAGTTATATGATGGCGAGGAAATAGAAAAAATAAGGGATGAGTTTTATGAGGTAATGAGCAGTCTTAAATTCATACCTAATTCTCCTACTCTTATGAATGCAGGCAAAGAATTGGGGCAGCTTTCCGCTTGCTTTGTTCTTCCGGTAGAAGATTCCATGGAGGGAATATTTAGTTCTATAAAAAATGCCGCATTGATACATAAAAGCGGAGGAGGAACCGGATTCAGTTTTTCGAGATTAAGAGCGAAAGGCTCGACAGTCAGATCTACAGGAGGAGTAGCCTCAGGACCTGTAAGCTTTATGAAAGTCTTTAATGCTGCTACAGAGGCGGTAAAACAGGGAGGCACCAGAAGAGGTGCAAACATGGGAATATTAAGGGTAGATCATCCTGATATCATGGAATTTATTCAATGTAAAAGTGATACGAGAGAAATAACCAATTTTAATATAAGTGTAGGAATTACTGAAAAATTTATGAGAGCAGTAGAAAAGGGAGAGGATTATGATCTTATAGATCCTCATACTCGTAAATCTGTAAAGAAGTTAAACGCAAGAGAAGTATTTAAATATATAGTTTCAATGGCTTGGAGTACAGGAGAACCGGGGATAATATTTTTAGATAGGATAAATGAATCTAATCCTGTTCGTAAACTTGGGGAAATAGAAAGCACAAATCCATGCGGAGAACAACCTCTTCTTCCATTTGAATCATGTAACCTTGGATCTATTAATTTGGCTGCAATGATAAAAAAAGTTGGAGACAATTATGAAATTGACTATGAAAAACTTGGAGAAACAGTAGATATTGCAGTACATTTTTTAGATAATGTGATAGATATGAATAAATATCCTTTGACAGAAATAGATGAAATGACGAAGAAAACGAGAAAGATAGGCTTGGGGATAATGGGTTTTGCAGATTTGTTGTTTTATTTGAATGTACCTTATAATTCTCAAAAGGCCGTAGATCTTGCAGACAAATTAATGAAATATATTGATGAAAAATCTAAAAAGAAATCAATGGAATTAGCAGAAAAAAGAGGAACATTTCCTGCTTATGACTTAAGTATATATAAAGATAAAAATATTAAAATGAGAAATGCTACAACGACTACAATTGCTCCTACAGGAACAATAAGCATCATAGCTGGTGTCAGCAGTGGTATTGAACCATTGTTTGCCATATCCTTTGTAAGAAATGTTATGGATAAAGATAAACTTTTGGAGGTTCATCCTTATTTCAAACAGATAGCAAAAGAAAGAGGATTCTATTCTGAAGAACTCATGAAAAAAATTGCGGAAGAAGGTTCTTTAGCACATATTTCCGAGATACCGGAAGATGTTAAAAAAGTATTTGTGACGGCTCATGATATATCACCTTTTTGGCATATTAAGATGCAGGCGGCATTTCAAAAGCACGTTGACAATGCGGTTTCTAAAACGGTAAACTTTAAGAATGATGCAACTGAAAAAGACGTTGAGGAAGTTTATAACCTTGCCTATAAATTAGGCTGTAAAGGGGTAACCATATATAGAGACGGAAGCAGAGATAATCAGGTATTAACTACAGGTAATAGTATTTCATCTAATAATATTAAACCCAGAATGAGGCCTGAAACTACTCAGGGAATGACGGAAAAAGTTAGGGTTGGTTGCGGAAATCTTTATATAACGGTTAATTATGATAAAAATGGCATATGTGAGGTGTTTACTAATGTCGGAAGGGCAGGAGGCTGTCCCAGCCAAAGCGAAGCTACCAGCAGATTGGTTTCCATTGCCTTAAGATCGGGAATAGACCCGAAAGAAATAATTGAACAGCTTAAGGGAATAAGATGCCATTCTACTTTGAGACAGAAAGCCATGAATAATAATATAAAAGTTTTGTCTTGCCCCGATGCCATAGGAAAGGCTCTCGAAAGGACGTTAAACGCATGTGGGAAGACTAAAGGTTCTGACACTGATAATATAAAAGAATCAAAAGAAGAAAAGCCGTCTAATGAAAATAAGAAGTTTATTTGCCCTGAATGTGGAAGTAAAATCGCCCATGAAAGCGGATGTGTAATTTGTATGAATTGCGGATACTCCAAATGTAATTAA
- a CDS encoding uracil-DNA glycosylase, with the protein MKLLKNEELLKLNNKILNAYKDKDIVLGNGNVDSPIILIGEAPGAKEVEQRKPFVGQAGKYLNEFLTTLEIKREKVYITNIVKYRPTKESAKTGKLINRPPTEKEIEKFVDFLFAEICIIDPEVLVTLGNTPLKGIFQNDVKIGDVHGEMLQAEIDRKPYKVFPLYHPAAILYKRDLKDTYLKDLHILKGILSEMGVNI; encoded by the coding sequence ATGAAGTTATTGAAGAATGAAGAATTGTTGAAACTAAATAATAAAATACTTAATGCTTATAAGGATAAAGACATAGTGTTAGGAAATGGGAACGTAGATAGTCCTATAATTCTTATAGGAGAAGCTCCAGGAGCAAAAGAGGTTGAGCAAAGAAAACCGTTTGTGGGGCAAGCAGGAAAATATTTAAATGAATTTCTAACGACATTGGAAATAAAAAGAGAAAAAGTATATATAACTAATATCGTTAAATACAGACCAACGAAAGAAAGTGCTAAAACCGGGAAATTAATAAATAGACCTCCTACAGAAAAAGAAATCGAAAAATTTGTGGATTTTTTGTTTGCGGAGATATGTATTATTGATCCAGAGGTATTGGTTACTCTCGGGAATACCCCTTTGAAAGGAATATTTCAAAATGATGTAAAAATTGGAGATGTACATGGCGAAATGTTACAAGCCGAAATCGATAGAAAGCCTTATAAAGTTTTTCCTCTGTATCATCCTGCTGCGATTTTATATAAAAGGGATTTAAAAGATACATATCTAAAAGATCTACATATATTGAAGGGAATATTATCTGAAATGGGAGTGAATATTTAG
- a CDS encoding type III pantothenate kinase, whose product MLLVIDVGNTNIVLGVYDGDRLLYDWRIATDKDKTSDEYGLLLKQIFSYHNLCFKDVEDVIISSVVPTLMYTLDATIKRYIGHDPLIIGPGVKTGMNIKYDNPKEVGADRIVNAVAGYEKYGGPLIIVDFGTAITFCAISKNGDYLGGAIAPGIKISSEALFMRTAKLPKVELVEPERVICKNTVSSIQAGLVYGYRGLVDYIIEKMINELKPEGKVKNIVATGGFASLLASESKYINRIDKLLTLEGLKIIYKRNKNSSSL is encoded by the coding sequence TTGTTATTGGTTATAGATGTAGGAAATACAAATATTGTGTTGGGAGTATATGATGGAGATAGATTACTTTATGATTGGCGAATAGCTACGGATAAGGACAAAACTTCTGACGAATACGGTCTTTTACTAAAACAGATATTTAGTTATCACAATTTATGTTTTAAGGATGTGGAAGATGTTATAATTTCTTCAGTAGTACCTACTTTAATGTATACTTTAGATGCTACTATTAAGAGGTATATTGGACATGATCCTTTGATAATAGGGCCAGGCGTAAAAACCGGAATGAATATAAAATATGACAATCCTAAAGAGGTGGGTGCCGACAGAATAGTTAATGCGGTAGCCGGATATGAAAAGTATGGCGGGCCTTTGATTATAGTTGATTTTGGAACCGCAATAACTTTTTGTGCCATATCCAAAAATGGGGATTATCTGGGAGGAGCTATAGCTCCCGGTATTAAAATCTCCAGTGAAGCATTATTTATGAGAACGGCAAAACTACCTAAAGTTGAGTTGGTGGAACCTGAAAGAGTAATATGTAAAAATACTGTAAGCAGTATACAGGCCGGATTGGTATATGGGTACAGAGGGCTGGTTGATTATATTATAGAAAAAATGATAAATGAGTTGAAACCTGAAGGGAAAGTTAAAAATATAGTAGCGACTGGAGGATTTGCTTCTCTTTTGGCGAGTGAAAGCAAGTATATTAACAGGATAGATAAACTCCTGACTTTGGAGGGGTTAAAGATAATATACAAAAGAAATAAAAATTCAAGTAGCCTTTAA
- the dusB gene encoding tRNA dihydrouridine synthase DusB: protein MRIGSVDVKNNIFLAPMAGVTDSSFRIICREMGAGLVYTEMVSSKGLYYKDKKTYDIMSIENGERPVGVQIFGSDPDIMAEVVSDHINKRNDIDVIDINMGCPAPKVVKNGDGSALLKDIDLIGKIVSNVVKVAEKPVTVKIRKGWDKENINALKVAKIIEESGAQGITIHGRTRDMFYSGEADWDIIREVKKTVKIPVIGNGDIYEPKDAVEMFRYTGCDGVMIGRSARGNPWIFKRVLRLIQGKEDFLPTEEEIIHTAIRHMELICSIKGEKRGIKEMRKHLSWYIKGMRNSAVIKNHINQMNDKNEIEELLLEYLRELRHNLRSG from the coding sequence ATGAGAATTGGCAGTGTTGATGTTAAAAATAATATATTTCTTGCTCCTATGGCAGGAGTAACTGATAGTTCATTTAGGATTATATGCAGAGAAATGGGTGCCGGCCTTGTATATACTGAAATGGTAAGTTCAAAAGGCCTTTATTATAAAGATAAAAAGACTTACGATATTATGAGTATAGAAAATGGAGAAAGACCTGTTGGAGTTCAAATATTTGGGTCTGATCCGGATATTATGGCTGAAGTAGTATCAGACCATATAAATAAGAGAAACGACATAGATGTAATAGATATAAATATGGGTTGCCCCGCCCCTAAGGTGGTGAAAAATGGAGATGGAAGTGCATTACTTAAGGATATTGATTTAATAGGAAAGATAGTAAGCAATGTAGTTAAAGTTGCGGAAAAGCCTGTTACGGTTAAAATAAGAAAAGGATGGGACAAAGAAAATATAAATGCATTGAAAGTAGCTAAAATAATAGAAGAGTCAGGTGCTCAAGGGATAACTATTCATGGAAGAACCAGAGATATGTTTTATTCTGGAGAAGCCGATTGGGATATTATTAGGGAAGTTAAAAAAACGGTTAAAATACCGGTTATAGGAAACGGAGATATTTACGAACCGAAAGATGCTGTTGAAATGTTTCGCTATACCGGCTGTGACGGAGTTATGATAGGAAGAAGTGCCAGAGGAAATCCCTGGATATTTAAACGAGTTCTAAGGCTAATTCAAGGTAAAGAAGATTTTTTGCCTACAGAAGAAGAGATAATTCATACTGCCATAAGACATATGGAACTCATTTGTTCTATTAAAGGAGAAAAAAGAGGAATTAAAGAAATGAGGAAACATCTAAGCTGGTATATAAAAGGTATGAGAAATTCGGCGGTGATTAAAAATCATATCAATCAAATGAATGATAAAAATGAGATAGAAGAATTATTATTAGAATATTTAAGAGAACTTCGGCATAATTTGAGAAGTGGGTAA
- a CDS encoding putative glycoside hydrolase, which translates to MKDYQKIILVIILILICILIGKGRSNSEKNEKMSYTYTKKKDYFFQPQTNWASYKDKIKVKGIYITGNTAGFKEKFNKLIKFINETEVNAVVIDVKDDTGELTFDLDIKLAQEVGACENIKVKDLNEFMDILRKNNIYPIARIVTFKDRLMALKRPDLSIKSKNGKVWLDNKGDAWLNPYNKESWEYPVEIAEKVALMGFKEVQFDYVRFPSDGNVKNIDYGKGTEGRNMAQVIGEFLQYARQRLEPLGVYVSADIFGLVTTSSGDMGLGQSLEILANSVDILCPMVYPSHYYLGTYGIKYPNSQPYAIVNRSLETAQNRIKNMKSERKSIIRPWLQDFSAPWLKKEYGTNYRTYGPDEINKQKKACYDNNIEEWIFWNASNNYTKSAYLRENN; encoded by the coding sequence GTGAAAGATTATCAAAAGATAATTCTTGTAATTATATTAATATTAATATGCATTTTAATCGGGAAAGGACGTAGCAATTCCGAAAAAAATGAAAAGATGTCTTATACATATACAAAGAAAAAAGATTATTTTTTTCAACCCCAAACTAATTGGGCATCATATAAAGATAAAATAAAAGTGAAGGGAATTTATATTACAGGGAATACAGCCGGATTTAAAGAGAAATTTAATAAACTAATAAAATTTATTAATGAGACGGAAGTAAATGCGGTAGTTATTGATGTCAAAGATGATACGGGAGAATTGACTTTTGATTTGGACATAAAACTTGCTCAGGAGGTTGGGGCATGTGAAAATATAAAAGTAAAAGATTTGAATGAATTTATGGATATATTGAGAAAAAATAATATTTATCCTATTGCCAGAATAGTTACATTTAAAGATAGACTAATGGCTTTGAAAAGACCTGATTTATCCATAAAATCTAAAAATGGAAAGGTATGGTTGGATAATAAAGGCGATGCTTGGCTTAATCCCTATAATAAAGAGTCTTGGGAATATCCTGTTGAAATTGCAGAAAAGGTTGCATTAATGGGATTTAAAGAGGTTCAGTTTGATTACGTGAGATTTCCTTCGGATGGAAATGTTAAAAATATCGATTATGGCAAAGGAACAGAGGGTAGAAATATGGCGCAGGTTATAGGAGAATTTCTTCAATATGCCAGACAAAGATTAGAACCTCTCGGAGTGTATGTATCTGCAGACATATTTGGACTGGTAACGACATCTTCGGGAGATATGGGATTAGGACAAAGTTTAGAAATTTTAGCAAATAGCGTAGACATATTATGTCCCATGGTTTATCCTTCCCATTATTATTTAGGAACCTATGGAATTAAGTATCCCAATTCTCAGCCTTACGCCATTGTAAATAGGAGTCTGGAGACTGCACAGAACAGAATAAAAAATATGAAAAGTGAAAGAAAGAGTATTATTAGGCCCTGGCTTCAAGATTTTTCCGCTCCTTGGCTGAAAAAAGAATATGGAACAAATTATAGGACCTATGGCCCAGACGAAATTAATAAACAGAAAAAAGCCTGTTACGATAATAATATAGAGGAATGGATTTTTTGGAACGCATCAAATAATTATACTAAAAGTGCTTACTTAAGAGAAAATAATTAA
- a CDS encoding P1 family peptidase — MYKGYITDIPGIEVGHFSSDKGMTGCTVVLCKRGATGGVDVRGSAPGTRETDLLKAEKLVDKIHGVVLSGGSAFGLDAAGGVMKYLEEMGSGFDVGVTKVPIVCGAVIFDLNLGDYKIRPDFHMGYEAAKNSSSEERRQGNIGCGTGATVGKILGPENSMKSGLGSASMNVGNLWVGALVVVNSYGDVYDYNNNHILAGIFDRKNKKLMNSYELMKEKEKTTGFPMGNTTIGVVATNGKITKAEGNKIAQMAQNGLARSINPINTTYDGDTVFVMGTGEVKGDINLMGTLASETVSRAITNGVLSAEGYEDIPSYKDINGEGNIDFMK; from the coding sequence ATGTATAAAGGATATATAACGGATATTCCCGGAATAGAAGTGGGACACTTTAGTTCTGATAAAGGAATGACAGGGTGCACCGTTGTATTATGCAAGAGGGGTGCTACCGGGGGAGTAGACGTGAGAGGCTCTGCGCCTGGAACAAGGGAAACGGATTTGCTTAAAGCTGAAAAATTAGTTGACAAAATTCATGGAGTTGTCCTTTCGGGGGGAAGTGCTTTTGGCTTGGATGCAGCAGGAGGAGTGATGAAATATCTGGAAGAAATGGGTTCGGGTTTTGATGTAGGAGTTACCAAAGTCCCTATAGTTTGTGGTGCAGTAATATTTGATTTGAATTTAGGAGATTATAAAATAAGACCTGATTTTCATATGGGTTACGAAGCAGCAAAAAATTCCAGTAGTGAAGAAAGAAGGCAAGGAAATATAGGCTGTGGAACCGGTGCTACTGTGGGAAAGATATTGGGGCCTGAAAATTCTATGAAATCTGGATTGGGCAGTGCCAGTATGAATGTAGGAAATTTATGGGTAGGAGCGTTGGTAGTGGTGAACAGCTATGGGGATGTATACGATTATAACAATAATCATATACTAGCAGGAATATTTGACAGAAAAAATAAAAAGTTGATGAATTCCTATGAATTGATGAAAGAAAAAGAAAAAACAACAGGTTTTCCCATGGGCAATACGACTATAGGGGTCGTAGCCACTAATGGAAAAATTACGAAAGCGGAAGGTAATAAAATAGCTCAGATGGCTCAAAACGGTCTTGCCAGATCGATAAATCCCATTAATACTACATATGACGGAGATACCGTATTTGTTATGGGAACAGGAGAAGTTAAAGGAGATATAAATTTAATGGGTACTTTGGCAAGCGAAACAGTTTCAAGAGCGATAACTAACGGAGTATTATCTGCTGAAGGATATGAAGACATTCCGTCCTATAAAGACATAAATGGTGAGGGCAATATAGATTTTATGAAATAG
- the greA gene encoding transcription elongation factor GreA, protein MADKNVFITVDGLKKLEEELETLKTVRRKEVAERIKQALAFGDISENSEYDEAKNEQAQLEERIVKLENMLRNAKVIDDDDIKTDVVTIGSKVLLKDLEYDEEIEYTIVGSAEVDPYVGKISNESPVGKSLIGGKIGDIVEVHVPDGIIKYEILKINK, encoded by the coding sequence ATGGCTGATAAAAATGTTTTTATTACGGTTGATGGTTTAAAAAAGTTGGAGGAGGAACTGGAAACTTTAAAAACAGTCAGAAGAAAAGAAGTTGCTGAGAGAATAAAACAAGCCTTGGCATTTGGAGATATAAGTGAAAATTCCGAGTATGACGAAGCAAAGAATGAACAGGCTCAATTGGAAGAAAGAATAGTAAAATTGGAGAATATGCTTAGGAATGCTAAAGTAATTGATGATGATGATATTAAAACAGATGTGGTAACGATTGGCTCTAAAGTGCTTCTTAAAGATTTGGAGTATGATGAAGAAATAGAGTATACTATAGTTGGTTCAGCAGAGGTAGATCCTTATGTAGGCAAAATTTCAAATGAATCTCCCGTGGGGAAATCGTTAATAGGAGGTAAAATAGGGGATATTGTTGAAGTACATGTACCAGATGGAATTATAAAATATGAAATTCTGAAAATTAACAAGTAG
- a CDS encoding ECF transporter S component yields MSKIKGFTARKIVITGVLGAISAVLGLTPLGFIPIGVTRATIMHIPVIIGAITEGPIVGGLVGLIFGLFSIFQAIANPTPVSFVFLNPIISVLPRILIGITSYYTYIGFKKLGEKASRRVLYFLWSIILIYLIVSFTNGIKNSKSDWILVFNIVLILLTLFMGYYSHKHLKRNGIELVMAAAVGTLTNTVGVMSGIYWIYGEEFVQKAGISSTAIGKAIVGIGVANGIPEIIVAIIITTSVIASLNKKGSL; encoded by the coding sequence ATGTCAAAAATTAAGGGCTTTACTGCGAGAAAGATAGTAATTACAGGAGTATTGGGGGCGATTTCTGCGGTTCTTGGTCTTACCCCCCTGGGATTTATACCTATAGGTGTTACAAGAGCTACAATTATGCACATACCTGTTATAATAGGGGCTATAACCGAAGGACCTATAGTTGGAGGATTAGTAGGGTTGATATTTGGCTTATTCAGTATATTTCAAGCTATAGCAAATCCTACGCCTGTTTCTTTTGTATTTTTGAATCCAATTATATCGGTTCTGCCAAGAATTCTTATAGGAATCACTTCTTATTATACTTATATCGGATTTAAGAAATTAGGAGAAAAGGCTTCACGGAGAGTATTGTATTTCTTATGGAGTATAATTCTGATATATCTTATAGTATCTTTTACTAACGGTATAAAGAATTCAAAGAGTGATTGGATATTAGTATTCAATATAGTACTTATTTTATTAACTTTGTTTATGGGTTACTATTCTCATAAACATTTAAAAAGAAATGGAATAGAGTTAGTTATGGCTGCTGCAGTAGGAACATTAACCAATACCGTTGGAGTTATGTCAGGGATATATTGGATTTATGGAGAGGAATTCGTGCAAAAAGCAGGAATTAGCTCAACGGCTATAGGAAAAGCTATAGTCGGAATTGGAGTGGCTAACGGAATACCGGAAATAATTGTCGCAATAATAATAACTACAAGCGTAATAGCTTCCCTTAATAAAAAGGGTAGTTTATAG
- a CDS encoding uracil-DNA glycosylase, with product MYTLEELEYIVSKCHRCDLSQGRTNVVFGEGNKKARLMFIGEGPGYNEDQQGRPFVGKAGQLLDKMIEAIGLKREDVYIANIVKCRPPNNRNPYEEESVICIEYLRWQVKIINPDIIVCLGAIAARNIISPDFKITADRGKWIQRGSFYIMPTYHPAALLRDENKKKDSWEDFKKIRDKYKEVILTPRKDEVIEE from the coding sequence ATGTATACTTTAGAGGAACTTGAATATATAGTTTCTAAATGTCACAGATGTGATTTAAGCCAGGGAAGGACTAATGTAGTATTTGGAGAAGGGAATAAAAAAGCAAGATTGATGTTTATTGGAGAAGGACCCGGATATAATGAAGATCAGCAGGGAAGGCCCTTTGTAGGGAAAGCAGGGCAACTTTTAGATAAGATGATAGAAGCAATCGGTTTGAAGAGAGAAGATGTTTATATAGCAAATATAGTTAAATGCAGACCTCCGAATAACAGAAATCCTTATGAAGAGGAAAGTGTCATATGCATTGAATATTTAAGATGGCAAGTTAAAATAATAAATCCTGATATAATAGTTTGCCTTGGAGCTATAGCCGCAAGAAATATTATCAGTCCGGATTTTAAGATTACTGCTGATAGAGGAAAATGGATTCAGAGAGGAAGCTTTTATATTATGCCTACTTATCATCCGGCAGCTCTTTTAAGAGACGAAAATAAGAAAAAAGATTCTTGGGAAGATTTTAAGAAAATAAGAGATAAATATAAGGAAGTGATTTTAACTCCGAGAAAGGATGAAGTTATTGAAGAATGA
- the lysS gene encoding lysine--tRNA ligase — protein sequence MPGTEEKINEILKLRREKLKQLVEAGRNPFIIEKFDYTHHSTEIKENFDELEEKEVSVAGRIMSKRGHGKIIFFDLQDSEDKIQILAKMNSIGEEEYGWIKQYDIGDIIGVVGKVFKTNTEEISIRAEKIVLLSKSIQILPEKFHGLKDMDLRYRQRYVDLIVNPEVRDTFILRTKILKNIRKYLDERGFLEVETPILGTIAGGANAKPFITHHNTLDIDMYLRIANELYLKRLIVGGFEKVYEMGRMFRNEGMDYKHNPEFTNIELYQAYVDYEEMMRITEGIVAYVAEESLGTTKINYQGIDIDLTPPWKRMDMEEAIKEFSGVDFSKINTDKEAIEIAKEKGLEIKSGMTRGHVINEFFEAFCEKNLVQPIFITGHPVEVSPLAKKNPNDPRKTERFEAFINTWEIANAFSELNDPIDQKQRFVDQLKQRELGDEEAHMMDTDFVNAIEVGLPPTGGLGIGVDRLVILLTNQPSIRDVLLFPTMKPLEE from the coding sequence ATGCCAGGAACTGAAGAAAAAATTAATGAAATACTTAAACTAAGGAGAGAGAAACTAAAACAGTTAGTAGAAGCAGGAAGGAATCCCTTTATTATTGAAAAATTCGACTATACTCATCATAGCACAGAAATAAAAGAGAATTTTGATGAATTGGAAGAAAAAGAAGTATCTGTGGCAGGGAGGATTATGTCCAAAAGAGGCCATGGGAAAATAATATTTTTTGACTTACAGGATAGTGAAGATAAAATTCAAATATTAGCGAAGATGAATTCTATAGGAGAAGAAGAATATGGTTGGATAAAGCAGTATGACATTGGAGATATAATAGGGGTCGTAGGAAAGGTGTTTAAAACGAATACAGAGGAAATATCAATTAGAGCCGAAAAAATTGTTCTTCTTTCAAAATCCATTCAGATACTTCCGGAAAAGTTTCATGGGCTTAAAGATATGGATTTGAGATACAGACAAAGATATGTGGACTTAATAGTAAATCCTGAAGTAAGAGATACATTTATTCTTAGAACTAAAATTTTAAAGAATATAAGAAAGTATCTTGATGAAAGAGGTTTTTTAGAAGTTGAAACTCCCATACTTGGTACAATAGCTGGGGGAGCAAATGCAAAACCTTTTATTACTCACCATAATACTTTGGACATAGACATGTATTTAAGGATTGCCAATGAATTATATTTGAAAAGGCTTATAGTCGGCGGTTTTGAGAAAGTATATGAAATGGGAAGAATGTTTAGAAATGAAGGTATGGACTATAAACATAATCCTGAGTTTACAAACATTGAGCTTTATCAAGCCTATGTGGATTATGAAGAAATGATGAGGATAACGGAAGGAATAGTAGCCTATGTGGCAGAGGAATCATTAGGAACTACTAAGATTAATTATCAAGGTATAGATATAGATTTAACTCCTCCTTGGAAGAGAATGGATATGGAAGAAGCTATAAAAGAATTTTCTGGTGTAGATTTTAGTAAAATAAATACTGACAAAGAGGCTATAGAAATAGCTAAAGAAAAAGGATTAGAAATAAAATCCGGAATGACGAGAGGACATGTAATCAATGAATTTTTTGAAGCTTTCTGTGAGAAGAATTTGGTTCAACCAATTTTTATCACGGGTCATCCCGTTGAAGTTTCTCCTCTTGCTAAAAAGAATCCTAATGATCCAAGAAAAACTGAGAGGTTTGAAGCATTTATCAATACTTGGGAAATCGCCAATGCTTTTAGTGAGCTTAATGATCCCATAGATCAAAAACAAAGATTTGTTGATCAATTAAAACAAAGAGAACTGGGAGATGAGGAAGCTCATATGATGGATACGGATTTTGTTAATGCCATAGAAGTAGGACTTCCACCTACAGGAGGCCTTGGGATAGGAGTAGATCGACTGGTAATATTGCTTACAAATCAGCCAAGTATCAGAGATGTTTTATTATTCCCGACAATGAAACCTTTGGAGGAATAA